A single Hippocampus zosterae strain Florida chromosome 19, ASM2543408v3, whole genome shotgun sequence DNA region contains:
- the LOC127592620 gene encoding mitogen-activated protein kinase-binding protein 1-like isoform X1, giving the protein MPGDGLTIKSRIRKLLSSPSDKHGKDCRDNLASKVTLEKVLGITALGNSCLACDPKTGLVAYPAGCVVVLLNPRKNRQQHLINTSRKTITALSFSQDGKYLVTGESGHLPAVRLWDVSERRQVSELQKHEYGISCVAFSPDGKHIVSVGNQHDMMVNVWAWKKDVVIAANKVSSKVTGVSFSEDSSYFVTVGNRHVKFWYLDHCKANKASTPMPLLGRSGLLGELRNNFFCDVACGRGQKSKSTFCVTFSGLLCEFNGNRMLDKWVELQTSVAQSLSLSWDRIFCSCADGTVRVFSPLDLRFVCTLPRPHPLGADVASVTEASHLLCSQVDARYPDATAVTYDPISRWLSCIYADHSVFVWDVTDLTRVAKVHSALFHAACVWDLEMFPDIPGEMVASVRPGAFLSCSSDSTIRLWHVDERTHVHSRNILSTDLLKIIYTGTSTAALQEAENLTNTDGQPVESRVGVRTICVSPDGKHLASGDRDGILRIHNLSSMEEILKVEAHDAEILCLEYSKPQTGLQLLATASRDRLIHVLDATSDYGLVQTLDEHSSSITAVCFAAIDGKVRLISCGADKSIYFRTAHTNDTGTEFRCSHHTVRKTTLYDMGVEPSCKHVAIGCQDRCIRIFNISNGKQKKLYRGSLCDDGSLLRVQIDPSGQYVAASCSNKNISIFDFRTGECVATMFGHSEIVTGLRFTNDCKHLISVSGDSCIFVWRLAPELTISMQQKLFQLRQPLKCAAFRREVHSAPAVVGLSSDSERDDEDGAVHRDSDGREDDSSNNAFTDSSHGEDDACGSGEAPYWEPVKPDLAVPVARRRPRRRWSRRRGSLELKVKSMLELRQLETFTPGNHTDTEACSSTPILHDSVLRSDRPDKKNLRQPIIRCDWLSPEGVESSEMIGLVREDDEDDAALQEDDEDDAALQDKKRRVLRQSQDSCSPDSACSMGYGSRGTSPDGILDDSADNASLSLGSSEDEQEEVAKAKAAIVDEAGQEDFLRQNFETLADACNTAEPSRVLRRSISSRFLARGDHSRREPLFSKAGHGLSHKLPVSKVRPLMENGQSSTTEDKSPVSPSVSQRPELVTDSTVILRPQKKTTLGSHTWRFSTPPSKPPLPDRNASLHKSQSVQNLTIASPRSPPPCENKESCKRPQCLLLDRGPLKASSARSSSPSPGSPQSPCSYMNPTASSMAKSSRSLSVGEGVHIGLDLPHFPKARRSWGDLDVAETSWHPLAAVTPMSSRIPQPRQPLSPRRSLELKAGSFCQGSPTKASSPTVGPACDVASYTEKNKVSTSEGSPPEVLPVVVEHPLAHPGLSPSADLPFPSSPFPFLLPPTPLHPFRRHSASHWPPQACVSTSLSPMASRQCHAGDPITLEVCKQAAIDLHCSLRRTVTLYTEVLHCSPDCGEEVCQEMVKVLFGALTSTKAELDLLPGSWPPNGAPWGSEVKGEGDKALALLEQYAELLLKSVERKLESKM; this is encoded by the exons ATGCCTGGTGATGGACTGACCATCAAGAGCCGAATCAGGAAGTTGCTGAGCTCGCCGTCGGACAAACATGGGAAAGACTGCAGGGACAACCTGGCCAGCAAG GTTACGTTGGAAAAGGTTCTTGGCATCACTGCTTTGGGCAACAGCTGCCTGGCCTGTGACCCCAAAACTGGACTCGTGGCTTATCCTGCAGG gTGTGTTGTGGTATTGCTGAACCCCAGAAAGAACAGACAGCAGCACCTCATCAACACGTCAAG GAAGACCATCACGGCTCTGTCCTTCTCTCAGGATGGCAAATACCTCGTCACAGGCGAG AGCGGCCACCTTCCCGCCGTGCGACTGTGGGACGTGTCGGAGCGCCGGCAGGTGTCTGAACTCCAAAAGCATGAATACGGCATCTCCTGTGTGGCATTCTCACCCGATGGCAAGCACATCGTCAGCGTGGGCAACCAGCACGACATGATGGTTAACGTCTGGGCGTGGAAA AAGGATGTGGTCATCGCTGCCAATAAGGTGTCCAGCAAGGTAACGGGCGTGTCCTTCTCTGAGGATAGCTCTTACTTTGTTACCGTGGGCAACAGACATGTCAAGTTCTGGTATCTGGACCACTGCAAGGCCAATAAG GCCAGCACCCCAATGCCTTTGCTGGGCCGTTCGGGTCTGCTGGGTGAGCTGAGGAACAACTTCTTCTGCGATGTGGCCTGTGGACGAGGCCAAAAGTCCAAGTCCACCTTCTGCGTCACGTTCTCTGGCCTGCTGTGTGAGTTCAACGGCAACAGGATGCTGGATAAGTGGGTGGAGCTGCAG ACCAGCGTGGCCCAGTCACTGTCTCTGTCCTGGGACCGGATTTTCTGCAGCTGTGCTGACGGAACAGTACGAGTCTTCAGCCCACTAGACCTACGTTTTGTCTGTACACTGCCTCGACCACACCCGCTCGGAGCAGACGTCGCGTCCGTCACAGAAGCCAG TCACTTACTCTGCAGCCAGGTGGATGCCCGTTACCCGGACGCCACGGCCGTAACATACGACCCCATCAGTCGCTGGCTAAGCTGTATATACGCCGACCACAGTGTGTTCGTGTGGGATGTCACCGACCTCACCCGGGTGGCCAAGGTCCACTCTGCCCTCTTCCATGCCGCCTGTGTCTGGGACCTAGAG ATGTTTCCGGATATTCCTGGGGAGATGGTGGCGAGTGTGCGGCCCGGCGCATTTCTCAGCTGCTCGTCCGACAGCACCATCAGACTGTGGCACGTGGATGAGCGCACCCATGTTCATTCTCGGAACATCCTCAGCACC GACCTCCTCAAGATCATCTATACAGGCACGAGCACGGCTGCCTTGCAGGAAGCAGAAAATCTGACCAACACGGATGGACAGCCGGTGGAAAGCAGGGTGGGCGTCCGCACTATCTGTGTCAGCCCAGATGGAAAACACTTGGCGTCCGGAGATCGCGACGGAATTCTCag AATCCATAACCTCAGCAGCATGGAGGAGATTCTTAAAGTGGAAGCTCATGATGCTGAAATCCTCTGTCTGGAATACAGCAAACCACAAACAG GTCTGCAACTTTTGGCCACGGCAAGCAGAGATCGCCTGATTCACGTGCTAGATGCCACCTCCGACTACGGCCTTGTGCAAACGCTGGACGAGCATTCGTCCTCCATCACGGCCGTATGCTTCGCCG CCATTGACGGCAAAGTGAGGTTGATCAGTTGTGGGGCAGATAAAAGCATCTATTTCCGCACCGCACACACG AACGACACAGGAACGGAGTTCAGGTGTTCCCACCATACGGTGAGGAAGACCACACTGTATGACATGGGCGTGGAACCCAGCTGCAAGCACGTGGCCATAGGCTGCCAGGACCGCTGCATcag GATCTTCAACATCAGCAATGGCAAACAGAAGAAACTGTACAGAGGATCACTCTGTGATGACGGCAGCCTGCTTAGG GTTCAAATCGATCCGTCTGGTCAGTACGTGGCTGCCAGCTGCTCCAACAAAAACATCAGCATCTTTGACTTTCGCACTGGAGAGTGTGTTGCCACCATGTTTGGCCATTCAG AAATTGTGACTGGTCTGAGATTCACCAACGACTGCAAGCATTTGATCAGCGTGTCAGGGGACAG CTGCATATTTGTATGGCGTCTGGCTCCAGAGTTGACCATAAGCATGCAACAGAAGCTGTTTCAGCTCCGACAGCCACTCAAGTGTGCTGCCTTCAG GCGAGAGGTGCACAGTGCTCCTGCTGTGGTGGGGCTCTCCTCAGACAGCGAGCGCGACGACGAGGACGGCGCCGTCCACCGAGACTCCGATGGCCGCGAAGACGACTCCAGCAACAATGCGTTCACTGACAGCAGCCACGGAGAAGATGACGCTTGCGGCTCGGGAGAAGCGCCTTACTGGGAGCCAGTAAAA CCCGACTTAGCCGTGCCTGTCGCCAGACGTCGTCCTCGCCGTCGCTGGTCTCGTCGTAGGGGCTCTCTGGAGCTGAAGGTTAAGTCCATGTTAGAACTGAGGCAGCTGGAGACCTTCACTCCCGGCAATCACACCGACACGGAAGCATGCAGTAGCACCCCCATTCTCCACGACTCTGTTCTGCGCTCGGATCGCCCCGATAAAAAAAActtacgtcagcctatcatccgATGTGATTGGCTTTCGCCTGAAGGCGTGGAGAGTTCTGAAATGATCGGACTGGTGAGggaggatgatgaagatgacgCGGCGCTACAagaggatgatgaagatgatgcgGCGCTACAAGATAA GAAGCGTCGGGTGCTCAGACAGAGCCAGGACAGCTGTAGCCCAGACAGCGCCTGCTCGATGGGCTATGGCAGCCGAGGAACCAGTCCCGATGGCATCCTGGATG ATTCTGCAGACAACGCGTCCCTTAGCCTGGGCAGCTCGGAGGATGAGCAAGAAGAGGTAGCAAAGGCAAAGGCGGCCATTGTGGACGAGGCGGGACAAGAAGATTTCCTCAGACAGAATTTTGAGACACTGGCGGACGCCTGCAACACAG CCGAGCCGAGCAGAGTCCTGAGGCGCAGCATTTCTTCACGCTTCCTGGCCAGAGGAGATCACAGCAG GCGAGAGCCTCTGTTTTCCAAAGCAGGCCACGGGCTCTCCCACAAGCTTCCTGTATCCAAAGTGCGCCCCTTGATGGAAAACGGGCAGAGCAGTACCACAGAGGACAAGAGCCCTGTGTCCCCGAGTGTCTCCCAGAGGCCAGA GCTCGTCACAGACTCCACAGTCATCCTGAGACCCCAGAAGAAGACCACATTGGGGTCCCACACTTGGAGATTCTCCACGCCGCCATCCAAACCTCCGCTGCCTGACAGAAACGCCAGTCTGCATAAGTCGCAGTCCGTTCAGAACCTCACCATCGCCT CTCCGCGATCTCCGCCGCCCTGTGAGAATAAGGAATCGTGCAAAAGACCCCAGTGTCTCCTCCTGGACCGAGGCCCTCTCAAAGCCTCGTCCGCGCGCTCGTCTTCGCCCTCGCCAGGTTCGCCGCAGTCTCCTTGCTCCTACATGAACCCCACAGCCAGCTCCATGGCCAAAAGCAGCCGCTCATTATCCGTGGGTGAGGGCGTCCACATCGGCCTCGACCTCCCCCACTTCCCCAAGGCCCGTAGGTCCTGGGGGGATTTGGACGTAGCAGAGACATCTTGGCATCCCCTCGCTGCCGTCACGCCGATGTCCTCTCGAATCCCTCAGCCCAGACAGCCTCTCAGCCCTCGACGCAGCTTGGAGCTGAAAGCTGGCTCCTTTTGTCAGGGAAGTCCAACAAAAGCTTCCTCTCCCACCGTGGGACCAGCGTGTGATGTCGCATCCTACACAG AGAAGAACAAAGTGTCGACTTCCGAAGGCTCGCCACCTGAAGTGCTCCCCGTGGTGGTGGAACATCCACTCGCACATCCAGGTCTCTCTCCTTCCGCCGACCTACCGTTTCCGAGCTCTCCTTTTCCATTCCTTCTACCTCCTACTCCGCTTCATCCTTTTCGTCGTCACTCTGCCTCGCACTGGCCGCCGCAAGCTTGCGTTTCGACCTCTCTGTCCCCGATGGCCTCCCGGCAGTGCCATGCCG GTGATCCCATTACTTTGGAAGTGTGCAAGCAGGCTGCCATTGACCTTCATTGCAGTCTGAGGCGAACCGTCACGCTCTACACCGAG GTGCTGCACTGCTCTCCGGACTGCGGAGAAGAAGTTTGTCAGGAGATGGTGAAGGTTCTGTTTGGGGCGTTGACGTCGACCAAGGCCGAGCTGGACCTGCTGCCGGGTTCCTGGCCACCCAACGGTGCCCCTTGGGGCTCAGAGGTCAAAGGTGAAGGTGACAAAGCCCTGGCTCTGTTGGAGCAGTATGCAGAGCTCTTGCTCAAGTCAGTTGAGAGAAAGCTGGAGAGCAAGATGTGA